The following are encoded together in the Sphingomonas insulae genome:
- a CDS encoding DUF6311 domain-containing protein, which produces MLGPARVRRRRVARTQAVDDASSRVALRFVTPVLLLTLPLLLFVSLFHPATLDIGNAGWLLDGSDAGENALGAHAYWHDHAAGASLRTTLLNAPEGVPVLFTDSNPLVTLVAKPFAAWLPADAQLVGPFILLSLILQTLFTWLLLRRHAPGRIALWAGVVLLAFPPTLMNRAGHVNLMAHWTILAALYLFLDTRRHARWPWWAALIAVSALTHSYLLILVGAIWASAILSQWVDGRPGRRPAILAQVAGMLALGGMLAWWLGVGGQAATGYFGRFSMPLDALWNPGAEASTRLIRGHEASPGRGFEGFQYLGAGGLLLVAAALGVARYRPSREGERVAGERLRVLVPALVALAVLAIARLPLPPALLTWLDPVRASGRLFWPVGYVLILMAVLAVFRLSAHRAAAMLLAVVAIQAIDLSGMVAAIRARSQAASAYRLYTRTTDPRWDQLIARSRAVVFLPGDVTRDLELFQEVAWRAIDAGRPVANVYAARNSRVSLHRLAAEEAALARASIDRNRLYILLPGARIPASLVSRIERVDGVDLIAPGLAAARAQNAGAVVR; this is translated from the coding sequence ATGCTCGGCCCCGCCCGCGTCCGGCGACGGCGCGTTGCCCGGACGCAAGCCGTCGACGATGCATCGTCGCGCGTGGCGCTCCGGTTCGTCACCCCCGTCCTGCTGCTGACTTTGCCATTGTTGCTGTTCGTGTCGCTGTTTCATCCGGCGACGCTGGATATCGGCAACGCCGGTTGGCTGCTGGACGGAAGCGATGCGGGCGAGAATGCACTGGGCGCGCATGCCTATTGGCACGATCACGCAGCGGGCGCGTCACTGAGGACCACCCTGCTGAACGCACCCGAAGGGGTGCCGGTGCTGTTTACCGACAGCAATCCGCTGGTGACGCTGGTCGCCAAGCCGTTCGCCGCTTGGCTGCCGGCTGATGCGCAGCTGGTCGGACCGTTCATCCTGTTGAGCCTGATCCTGCAGACGCTGTTCACATGGCTGCTGCTGCGGCGGCATGCGCCCGGCCGGATCGCGCTGTGGGCAGGCGTGGTGCTGCTCGCCTTCCCGCCGACGCTGATGAACCGGGCCGGCCATGTCAACCTGATGGCGCATTGGACGATCCTGGCGGCGCTGTACCTGTTCCTCGACACACGGCGTCATGCGCGATGGCCTTGGTGGGCGGCGTTGATCGCCGTGTCCGCATTGACCCACAGCTATTTGCTGATCCTGGTCGGTGCCATCTGGGCCTCGGCGATCCTGTCGCAATGGGTCGACGGGCGGCCCGGTCGGCGCCCGGCGATACTGGCGCAGGTCGCGGGGATGCTGGCGCTTGGGGGTATGCTCGCGTGGTGGCTGGGGGTCGGAGGGCAGGCGGCCACCGGCTATTTCGGCCGCTTTTCGATGCCGCTCGATGCACTGTGGAATCCGGGTGCCGAAGCGTCGACGCGCCTGATCCGCGGGCATGAAGCGAGCCCCGGCCGCGGTTTCGAGGGATTCCAGTATCTGGGAGCGGGCGGCTTGTTGTTGGTCGCCGCGGCGCTGGGCGTCGCGCGATATCGGCCGTCGCGGGAGGGTGAAAGGGTTGCGGGTGAACGGTTGCGGGTGCTCGTGCCGGCGCTGGTCGCGCTGGCGGTGCTGGCCATCGCCCGGTTGCCGTTGCCGCCGGCGCTGCTGACCTGGCTGGACCCGGTTCGCGCATCGGGCAGATTGTTCTGGCCGGTCGGCTATGTGCTGATCCTGATGGCGGTGCTCGCCGTGTTCCGCCTGTCCGCGCACCGGGCGGCGGCCATGCTGCTCGCGGTCGTCGCGATACAGGCGATCGACCTGTCCGGCATGGTCGCCGCGATCCGGGCGCGTAGCCAGGCGGCATCCGCATACCGGTTGTATACGCGTACGACCGATCCACGCTGGGACCAGCTTATCGCACGATCGCGCGCGGTCGTGTTCCTGCCCGGCGACGTCACCCGCGATCTGGAACTGTTCCAGGAGGTTGCGTGGCGCGCCATCGATGCCGGTCGACCGGTCGCCAACGTCTATGCTGCCCGCAACAGTCGCGTATCGCTGCACCGGCTGGCGGCGGAGGAAGCCGCGCTGGCGCGCGCCAGCATCGATCGGAATCGCCTTTACATCCTGCTGCCCGGCGCGCGCATACCGGCCAGCCTGGTATCGCGGATCGAGCGGGTCGACGGCGTGGACCTCATCGCTCCGGGGCTGGCCGCGGCGCGCGCGCAAAACGCTGGCGCCGTCGTGCGCTAG
- a CDS encoding enoyl-CoA hydratase-related protein — protein sequence MTYQHILEEPVGDVLVLTLNRPDRLNAAPPALFDELRAALGDLNGARAVLIAGSGRAFCSGADVAGGALGSDNPGDTTYAALTEHYNPAMRAIAELDVPVVSAVRGPAAGIGCSLALAADFCVASDTAYFLQAFVNIGLVPDGGASWMLPRLIGRARAAEMMMLGERVAAARALDWGMIHKVVPDEALDGEALALAARLAAGPTMALGLMRRALGQALETDYATAMTAEAQAQRAARGSADSMEGGMAFLQKRKPNFTGR from the coding sequence ATGACCTACCAGCACATTCTCGAAGAGCCGGTGGGCGATGTCCTCGTGCTGACGCTGAACCGCCCGGACCGGCTCAATGCGGCACCGCCGGCGCTGTTCGACGAACTGCGCGCCGCCCTTGGCGATCTGAACGGCGCGCGGGCGGTGCTGATCGCAGGATCCGGTCGCGCATTCTGTTCGGGGGCGGATGTCGCGGGCGGCGCGCTTGGCAGCGACAATCCCGGTGATACCACCTATGCGGCGCTCACCGAACACTACAACCCGGCGATGCGCGCGATCGCCGAACTGGACGTGCCGGTGGTCAGTGCGGTGCGTGGTCCGGCCGCGGGCATCGGTTGCAGCCTCGCGCTGGCGGCCGATTTCTGCGTGGCGAGCGACACCGCCTATTTCCTGCAGGCGTTCGTCAACATCGGGCTGGTGCCCGACGGCGGCGCATCGTGGATGCTGCCACGGCTGATCGGGCGGGCGCGGGCTGCCGAAATGATGATGCTCGGCGAGCGCGTGGCGGCCGCCAGGGCGCTGGACTGGGGCATGATCCACAAGGTCGTCCCCGACGAGGCGCTGGACGGGGAGGCGCTGGCGCTGGCAGCGCGGCTTGCCGCAGGACCGACCATGGCATTGGGTCTGATGCGCCGGGCGCTCGGACAAGCATTGGAAACCGACTATGCCACCGCGATGACGGCGGAGGCGCAGGCGCAGCGCGCCGCGCGCGGATCGGCGGAT